AAACTATTTCTACCCGGACTCGCCGAAGAACTACCAGCTCTCGCAATACGACCAGCCCGTCTGCCGTCACGGCGCCGTCGAGATCGAGTTGCCCGGCGCGTCGCTCGCGGTGATGGGCGAACACAAAAAAATCGAGCTCACGCGCATTCACCTCGAGGAAGACGTCGGCAAGCTCAACCACGAGAGCAACGACTCGCTCATCGACTACAACCGCGCCGGCACGCCGTTGATGGAAATCGTCACCGAGCCCGTCATCCGCTCCGCCGACGAGGCGTTCGCCTTCCTCACCTCGCTGCGCCAGTCGCTCATCTACGCCGGCATCTCGGATTGCGACATGGAGAAAGGCCAGATGCGTTGCGACGCCAACATCTCCATCCGCCGCGTCGGCGAGATGAAGCTCGGCACCAAGGTCGAGCTCAAGAACCTCAACTCCATTTCCTACGTCCGCGATGGCATCGTCACGGAGATCAAACGTCAGATCAATGTCGTCACCAGCGGCGGCACGATCGTGCAGGAGACGCGCCTCTACGACGGCGAGACCGGCCGAAGCGCCTCGATGCGCTCGAAGGAAATGGCGCACGACTACCGCTACTTCCCCGATCCGGACCTGATGCCCGTGCGTATCGACGCCGAGTGGAAGGTCCGCCTCGCCGCCGAGCTCCCCGAGCGCCCGTTCGCCAAGCAGACTCGCTTCATCGAGCAACTCGGCCTGCCCTACTCCGCTGCGTCCGTGCTCGTCCGCGACCGCGCGCTCGCCGACTTTTTCGAAGCCGCCGTGAAACTCGGCGCCAAGCCCATCGCCGCCGCCAACTGGATCACGAACGACCTGCTGCGCGACCTCGCCGCGGCCAGCCTCGCTCTCGCCGACAGCAAAATCACCGCCGCCCACATCGCCGGCCTCGTGGCGCTCGTGGAGCAAGGCGCCGTGTCGAGCAGCCAGGCCAAGGAGATTTTCGCCGACATGTTCCAGACCGGCGACCAGGCCGCCGCCGTCGCCGACCGCAAAGGTCTGCGTCAATCATCTGACACCGGCGCGCTCGAAGGCTGGTGCGCCACCGCCATCGCCAACGACGCGAAATCCGCCGACCAGGTCCGCGCCGGCAACGCCAAGGCGATCAACGCCCTCAAAGGCGCCGTGATGAAACTCTCCGCCGGCAAAGCCAACCCGAAGCTCGTCGACGAAATTCTGAAGCGGCAGCTCGGCGTGTGAACAGACTGAGGCTTGAGGTGCTCGCCGGCGGCCCTGCCGGCGCCACGCACCGCACGTGATGACCGAATCTCATCGCCGCCCGGGACGGCGGCGGCCACCGGTTTCCCGACATGTAGGGGCGCAGCAAGACGGCGTCCCTACACCGCCGCACGCCGTGGTTTTCCAAACGCTCGCACGAGTGCCAGCAACGCACAGAGCAGCACGGACCAGAGGCTCGGCGCGCCACCACCTCCGCCGCCGCGAGATGGCGCGGGTGTCGGCGGCAGGGGCACGTTGACCGTGATGGTCGCCGGTTGGCTTTCCGCCGAGCCTTCGCGGTTCGTCACGACCACGTAATAGTTTCCCGCATCGCTTGCCTGCACGCTCGCGAACGCGAGCGTGTCAGCCGTGGCGCCGGTCAGTGCGACGCCGCCTTTGAACCACTGGTAACTCAGCGGCGCCGTGCCACTCGCCCCGACGCGCAAGGTCACGAGTTGTCCGACTGTCGCGGTCACACCTGTCGGTTGCGTCGTGATCGAGATCGTCGCGGGCGTGCTCACGCTCACCGCGCCTTTCGCACCGGAAAGGCCGGCGACATTGGTCGTCCGCACGCGCACGAGATAGGTCGTCCCGGCGCGCGCAGCGAAATTCGCGCTAGTGGCATTCGCAGGCGCGGTCGCCATGGAGATGAAGGTCGCACCACCATCGGTCGACGCTTCGATCTGGAAGCCGGTCTCGAACTCCGCGCGATCCGTCCACGTCACGGCAATCTGCGTCGGCGAGGCCGCGGTCGCCGCCACGTCGTCGGGCGGCGGTGCGGTGAAGCCGGCGCGTTGCAGCCCGCGCTGGATGATCGGGCTCCGCAACAGGCGGCGCCACACTTCGGCGCTGCGGTGGTTCTCGATCATGAGAATGTTCGTGCCGACGCTGATGCCGATGACGTCCGGGTCGAACCAGCGGTTCGCGGTGATGTTAAAGGCATCGCAGTAGCCGTAGTCGGACCAGATCGACGCGCCGTAGGTGTCGTAGAGATGCCGCAACGCCGGCACGCACGCCTCGGGCGCGAACGGCACCGAGCCCAGCAGCGCCGTGGGCGAGAGCGTGCCGTCATCGATCGTCGTGGGGCGTCCGGGCGGCGCGCCACGTCCGTCGTAGCCGGAATAAACAACACCGCCGATCGTGGCGTTCGGCCCGTCGCACGCCGTGATGCCGAACTCGAGCGCGCTGTAATTGGCAAACGGCCGCGCCACTGCGTAGGCCTGCTGCGCGAGCGTCGCGCGCCGGGAGTTTTCGAAATAGTCGATGCCGTCGCCATGCGCGCGCAGGTAGGGATCGGCGATGCCCCGGAAGTCGATCCAGCAATGCGAGTATTGGTGCGTGAAAAGCGCGCCGGTGACGCACCAGAGATAACTGTAGCCCGAGTGGACCTTCCATTGGTAGGTCGCGGTCCACGCCGCCCACGATTCGGCCGGCAGCGGATGGTCGGCCACGCCGAGGCCGAGAACGTAGAGCGCCATCGCCTCGTTGTAGCCGGACCAACCGTTCGGGTGGTAGCCGGTTTCGGGTTTCCAGTCCATCGCCACGAGATGGTCCGGCCGCAGCACGAAGCCCCAATCGACGCGGTTCACGAGTGTGTCGGCGGCCTGGCGAATCGCCACTTCGGTCGCATCGGCGCCGTCGTAGTAAAGCGCACAATCGATCACACCGAGCAGCAGCAGCGCGGTGTCGATCGTCGAGAGTTCGCAAGTGCCGGCGCGCAAGCCGGTGTTGGTATCGAGGAAATGGTAGAACCAGCCGCGATAGCCCGCCACCCCGCTGGTCGCCGGACCTTGCGGCAGGTTGACGAGGAACTGCAGCGTCGTGCGCACGCGCTCACGCGCCGCGGCCCGCGTAATCCAGCCGCGCGACACGGCGACGTTGGTGCTGCTCAGGCCAAAGCCGACCGCGGCGATGCTGCACAGGTCGAGATTCGACGCCCGATCGGGCGTAAGTCCGGTGAGCGGATGTTGCGCGGCCCAAAAATACGCGAAGCTCTGCTGCTCGACGTAGCCGAGAAAATCATCGTCACTGGCGAAGCTCGCGCGGCGACCCGTTTGCGTCGGCAGGGTGTATCCGGAAAGCGACATGGCGGAGGTGAACAGCAGCGTGACGGCGGCAACGACCCCGCGCCACCCGCGAGGCAGCAGGCTTTGACCACGGGAAACGCGCCCGAATGACAACGTTTGCAACGCCGGCACCGTAGAGCGCCGGCGCAATCCGGCAAACTCCAAAGCTGTATTCGGAGCCGCCGCCAATTCGCGGACAACACGCTTCACACCTCAGCCATCGTCACGCCGCGCG
This window of the Candidatus Didemnitutus sp. genome carries:
- the gatB gene encoding Asp-tRNA(Asn)/Glu-tRNA(Gln) amidotransferase subunit GatB; amino-acid sequence: MSDFEAVIGLEVHVQIKTASKMFTRVATGYGEPPNTLTDPTVLALPGALPVLNKAALDAIIKTGLMLGCEIATVTRWDRKNYFYPDSPKNYQLSQYDQPVCRHGAVEIELPGASLAVMGEHKKIELTRIHLEEDVGKLNHESNDSLIDYNRAGTPLMEIVTEPVIRSADEAFAFLTSLRQSLIYAGISDCDMEKGQMRCDANISIRRVGEMKLGTKVELKNLNSISYVRDGIVTEIKRQINVVTSGGTIVQETRLYDGETGRSASMRSKEMAHDYRYFPDPDLMPVRIDAEWKVRLAAELPERPFAKQTRFIEQLGLPYSAASVLVRDRALADFFEAAVKLGAKPIAAANWITNDLLRDLAAASLALADSKITAAHIAGLVALVEQGAVSSSQAKEIFADMFQTGDQAAAVADRKGLRQSSDTGALEGWCATAIANDAKSADQVRAGNAKAINALKGAVMKLSAGKANPKLVDEILKRQLGV
- a CDS encoding immunoglobulin domain-containing protein, with product MSLSGYTLPTQTGRRASFASDDDFLGYVEQQSFAYFWAAQHPLTGLTPDRASNLDLCSIAAVGFGLSSTNVAVSRGWITRAAARERVRTTLQFLVNLPQGPATSGVAGYRGWFYHFLDTNTGLRAGTCELSTIDTALLLLGVIDCALYYDGADATEVAIRQAADTLVNRVDWGFVLRPDHLVAMDWKPETGYHPNGWSGYNEAMALYVLGLGVADHPLPAESWAAWTATYQWKVHSGYSYLWCVTGALFTHQYSHCWIDFRGIADPYLRAHGDGIDYFENSRRATLAQQAYAVARPFANYSALEFGITACDGPNATIGGVVYSGYDGRGAPPGRPTTIDDGTLSPTALLGSVPFAPEACVPALRHLYDTYGASIWSDYGYCDAFNITANRWFDPDVIGISVGTNILMIENHRSAEVWRRLLRSPIIQRGLQRAGFTAPPPDDVAATAASPTQIAVTWTDRAEFETGFQIEASTDGGATFISMATAPANATSANFAARAGTTYLVRVRTTNVAGLSGAKGAVSVSTPATISITTQPTGVTATVGQLVTLRVGASGTAPLSYQWFKGGVALTGATADTLAFASVQASDAGNYYVVVTNREGSAESQPATITVNVPLPPTPAPSRGGGGGGAPSLWSVLLCALLALVRAFGKPRRAAV